A window of the Pungitius pungitius chromosome 3, fPunPun2.1, whole genome shotgun sequence genome harbors these coding sequences:
- the porb gene encoding P450 (cytochrome) oxidoreductase b isoform X2: MGCVFSLPEDRRDAAERAPTARETSFIEKMKKTGKNIVVFYGSQTGTGEEFANRLSKDAQRYGMKGMAADPEEYEMGELARLAEVKNSLAIFCMATYGEGDPTDNAQDFYDWLQENDDEDLSGLTYTVFALGNKTYEHYNAMGKYVDKRLAELGAKRIFDLGLGDDDGNLEEDFVSWREQFWPAVCEHFGVEALGDDSSIRQYELKEHTDINMNKVYTGEIGRLKSFEVQKPPFDSKNPFLAPVTVNRRLNKAGDRHLMHLELDITGSKIRYESGDHVAVFPTNDSALVNKLGQVLGVDLDAVISLNNLDEESNKKHPFPCPTSYRTALTHYLDITNSPRTNVLYELAQYASDPKDQENMRKMASSSPEGKALYHSWVLGASRNILAILEDMPSLRPPVDHLCELLPRLQARYYSIASSSKVHPNSIHVCAVVVEYETPTGRTNKGVATNWLKNKLVSDNGHKSTVPMFIRKSQFRLPFKATNPVIMIGPGTGIAPFMGFIQERAWLKQQGKDVGETVMYFGCRHKNEDYIYQEELEDAEKNGVLTQLNVAFSRDQEQKLYVQHLLKTNKEHVWKLIHSENAHIYVCGDAKKMAHDVQTALYEIGEELGGLTRTQATDYIKKLMTKGRYSQDVWS, translated from the exons GGCAAGAACATCGTCGTGTTCTACGGCTCCCAGACGGGCACAGGGGAGGAGTTCGCCAACCGACTGTCCAAAGACGCTCAGCGCTACGGCATGAAGGGAATGGCCGCCGATCCAGAGGAGTATGAGATG GGAGAGCTGGCCCGTCTCGCCGAAGTTAAAAACTCCCTCGCCATATTTTGCATGGCCACCTACGGCGAAGGAGACCCGACGGACAACGCCCAGGACTTCTACGACTGGCTGCAGGAAAATGATGACGAGGATCTCTCCGGACTAACCTACACA GTGTTTGCTTTGGGCAACAAGACGTACGAACACTACAACGCGATGGGAAAATACGTTGACAAGAGGCTGGCAGAACTCGGCGCTAAGCGCATCTTCGACCTGGGCCTGGGAGACGATGATGGCAA TCTGGAGGAGGACTTTGTTTCGTGGAGGGAGCAGTTCTGGCCGGCCGTCTGTGAGCACTTTGGAGTCGAAGCCTTAGGAGATGATTCAAG CATCCGTCAGTACGAGCTGAAGGAGCACACCGACATCAACATGAACAAAGTGTACACAGGAGAGATCGGGCGCCTCAAGAGCTTCGAGGTGCAAAAGCC GCCCTTCGATTCGAAAAATCCATTCCTGGCGCCGGTCACAGTCAACCGCAGACTGAACAAAGCCGGCGATAGACATCTCATGCACCTGGAACTAGACATAACGGGCTCCAAGATCAG ATACGAGTCGGGAGATCACGTTGCCGTCTTCCCCACAAATGACTCTGCATTGGTGAACAAGCTGGGACAAGTCCTTGGAGTGGACCTTGATGCGGTTATCTCCCTTAACAACCTTGATG aggAGTCCAACAAAAAGCACCCTTTCCCCTGCCCGACCTCCTACCGCACCGCCCTGACCCACTACCTGGACATCACCAACTCCCCTCGCACCAACGTCCTCTACGAGCTGGCCCAGTACGCCTCCGACCCCAAAGACCAGGAGAACATGCGCAAGATGGCCTCTTCCTCACCCGAGGGCAAG GCTCTCTACCACAGTTGGGTGCTGGGCGCCAGCAGAAACATCCTGGCTATCCTGGAGGATATGCCCTCCCTGAGGCCTCCGGTGGACCACCTGTGCGAGTTGCTGCCTCGTCTCCAGGCCCGCTATTACTCCATCGCCTCCTCCTCGAAG GTTCACCCCAACAGCATCCACGTCTGCGCCGTGGTGGTGGAGTACGAGACCCCGACCGGCCGCACCAACAAGGGGGTCGCCACCAACTGGCTGAAGAACAAACTGGTCTCTGACAACGGCCACAAGTCCACCGTTCCCATGTTCATCCGCAAGTCCCAGTTCCGCCTGCCCTTCAAAGCCACCAACCCGGTGATCATGATCGGCCCCGGCACGGGAATCGCCCCCTTCATGGGCTTCATCCAGGAGAGAGCCTGGCTCAAACAAcaag GAAAGGATGTTGGAGAGACGGTGATGTATTTCGGCTGCAGACACAAGAACGAGGATTACATCtaccaggaggagctggaggacgcaGAGAAGAATGGAGTTCTGACACAGCTCAACGTGGCCTTCTCCAGAGACCAGGAGCAAAAG TTGTACGTACAGCATCTCCTGAAGACCAACAAGGAGCACGTCTGGAAGCTGATCCACTCTGAAAATGCGCACATCTACGTCTGCgg CGATGCAAAGAAGATGGCCCATGATGTGCAGACGGCCCTTTACGAGATAGGAGAGGAACTTGGAGGCCTGACGCGCACACAGGCCACCGATTACATCAAGAAACTGATGACCAAGGGACGCTACTCGCAAGACGTCTGGAGTTAA